One region of Jatrophihabitans cynanchi genomic DNA includes:
- a CDS encoding type IV pilus modification PilV family protein, producing MSRLQRLNDDRGDTLIEVIAAVFVLGIAAVAIVSAMTMSVKISDYHRKQADASAVLHNYAESLVAGYRPCTSANSQPYTLAARSGFAAPSVTVSYWTGTSFGSTSCPAGGDPGVQRVQLAVSSIDSRASETLTVVVRQP from the coding sequence ATGTCCCGGCTGCAGCGCCTGAACGACGATCGGGGCGACACGCTGATCGAGGTGATCGCTGCCGTCTTCGTCCTGGGCATTGCTGCAGTCGCGATCGTGTCGGCGATGACCATGAGTGTCAAGATCTCCGACTACCACCGCAAGCAGGCCGACGCGTCCGCCGTCCTGCACAACTACGCCGAATCGCTGGTGGCCGGCTACCGGCCGTGCACGAGCGCCAACTCCCAGCCGTACACGCTCGCCGCCCGCTCCGGCTTCGCGGCCCCGTCGGTCACCGTCAGCTACTGGACCGGCACCAGCTTCGGATCCACCTCGTGCCCCGCCGGCGGTGACCCGGGCGTGCAGCGCGTGCAGCTTGCCGTGTCGAGCATCGACAGCCGCGCCAGCGAAACCCTGACCGTCGTCGTGCGGCAGCCATGA
- a CDS encoding GspE/PulE family protein, with protein MKLHRGRHAEAPPPQTPPARPTAPRDLDVRPGGRRLGELIVAANLASHDVVVAALAEAQRAGDGKRLGRILLDRGTITDHDLAEILAEQHALQVVDFRTVTPDPAAVELITEAIARTLGALPISIGEDTVHVAVMDPTPEALARITHAIGRPVTAAVAPTQDLMRAIGTSYRALTGVDERVHEFEVRDALRREAGRLDEVNASDDAPVVQVVQMLVTQGLRDRASDIHIEPHDDRIRVRYRVDGALHDVLSLPGSMGPAVVSRIKILAGMNIVERRRPQDGQISQQVEGRDVDIRVSTTAVVGGEKVVMRLLDKSRPLYQLAQLGMPDDTAARFRALLHSPYGMVICAGPTGSGKTTSLYASLGELNSPERNIMTIEDPVEYTFASINQIQINEAAGITFANGLRSILRQDPDVILVGEVRDVDTARIAVQSALTGHFVLSSLHATDSIAALYRLLDMGIESFLVASSVTAVVAQRLVRRICTYCREPYEPSLEELAFLRAFGSAAPDHGFVHGAGCNFCAHTGYLERIGVYELMAITDAIRELVLDQGSHDELRKLCRAEGMRTLQEESIDLVAAGITTPAEVMRSIYVVEV; from the coding sequence ATGAAGCTGCACCGCGGCCGCCACGCCGAAGCGCCGCCGCCGCAAACGCCACCAGCCCGTCCCACGGCGCCCCGCGACCTCGACGTGCGCCCCGGCGGCCGGCGTCTCGGCGAACTGATCGTCGCCGCCAATCTGGCCAGCCACGACGTCGTCGTCGCGGCGCTCGCCGAGGCCCAGCGTGCAGGCGACGGCAAGCGGCTCGGCCGCATCCTGCTCGATCGCGGCACCATCACCGACCACGACCTGGCCGAGATCCTCGCCGAGCAGCACGCCCTGCAGGTGGTCGACTTCCGCACCGTCACGCCCGACCCGGCCGCCGTCGAACTGATCACCGAGGCGATCGCACGCACCCTCGGCGCGCTGCCCATCTCGATCGGTGAGGACACCGTGCACGTCGCGGTCATGGACCCGACGCCGGAAGCGCTCGCACGGATCACCCACGCGATAGGGCGACCGGTCACCGCCGCGGTCGCCCCGACGCAGGACCTGATGCGGGCGATCGGCACCAGCTACCGGGCGCTGACCGGCGTGGACGAACGCGTCCACGAGTTCGAGGTGCGCGACGCGCTGCGGCGCGAGGCGGGCCGGCTCGACGAGGTGAACGCAAGCGACGACGCCCCGGTCGTCCAGGTGGTGCAGATGCTCGTGACCCAAGGGCTGCGCGACCGCGCGTCCGACATCCACATCGAGCCGCACGACGACCGGATCCGGGTCCGCTACCGCGTCGACGGGGCGCTGCACGACGTGCTCTCGCTGCCCGGCTCGATGGGGCCGGCCGTGGTGAGCCGGATCAAGATCCTCGCCGGGATGAACATCGTCGAGCGGCGGCGGCCGCAGGACGGCCAGATCAGCCAGCAGGTCGAGGGTCGCGACGTCGACATCCGGGTCTCGACCACAGCCGTTGTCGGCGGCGAGAAGGTCGTCATGCGGCTGCTGGACAAGAGCCGTCCGCTGTACCAGCTCGCGCAGCTCGGCATGCCGGACGACACCGCGGCCCGCTTCCGCGCGCTGCTGCACTCGCCGTACGGCATGGTGATCTGCGCCGGGCCGACGGGCAGCGGCAAGACCACCTCGCTGTACGCCTCGCTCGGCGAGCTGAACAGCCCGGAACGCAACATCATGACGATCGAGGACCCGGTCGAGTACACGTTCGCCTCGATCAACCAGATCCAGATCAACGAGGCGGCCGGGATCACCTTCGCCAACGGCCTGCGCTCGATCCTGCGGCAGGACCCGGACGTCATCCTCGTCGGCGAGGTACGCGACGTGGACACCGCCCGGATCGCGGTGCAGTCCGCCCTGACCGGCCACTTCGTCCTGTCGTCGCTGCACGCCACCGACTCGATCGCGGCGCTGTACCGCTTGCTGGACATGGGGATCGAGTCGTTCCTGGTCGCCTCGTCGGTCACGGCTGTCGTCGCGCAGCGACTCGTCCGCCGGATCTGTACGTACTGCCGCGAGCCCTACGAACCGTCACTCGAGGAGCTCGCCTTCCTGCGCGCGTTCGGCTCGGCCGCACCCGACCACGGTTTCGTCCACGGGGCGGGCTGCAACTTCTGCGCACACACCGGCTACCTCGAGCGGATCGGGGTGTACGAGCTGATGGCGATCACCGACGCGATCCGCGAGCTGGTCCTCGACCAGGGTTCGCACGACGAACTGCGCAAGCTGTGCCGCGCCGAGGGCATGCGCACCCTGCAGGAGGAGTCGATCGACCTGGTCGCCGCCGGGATCACCACGCCGGCCGAGGTCATGCGCTCGATCTACGTAGTGGAGGTCTGA
- a CDS encoding type II secretion system F family protein, whose translation MPRFAYAATTRDGGRSSGVQKADSRAAAELALYDRELRDIQVTEKKSLLQLEISGPRVKRDDLMHLSRQMAAFIRAGLPILDAVHTIGEESENSSIRRIMTDIEDGLRSGERFSDCLDRHAKIFPDFYRGIVRSAELTGELDTVLARLALYIERDLEARRKIKSATIYPTAVALMSIVTIVVLAAYVLPKFKVFFESLNAKLPLPTRMLLAVTDFLSQWWWALLVGLGVVILAIVAALQSEGGRFAKDRFLLAVPVLGQTIQYALVERFCRVLASMVSAGVALPEALRVASDSLRNRVYTRGLAGVNEAMLEGEGIAAPLAKTGLFPPTASQMLRVGEETGTLDGQLEVTAQYYETELDYKLKKLTALFEPAIIVVMGLLVGFVAVALVSAMYGIFNQVKV comes from the coding sequence ATGCCCAGGTTCGCGTACGCCGCCACCACCCGCGACGGCGGGCGATCGAGCGGCGTCCAGAAGGCCGACAGCCGCGCAGCCGCCGAACTCGCCTTGTACGACAGGGAGTTGCGGGACATCCAGGTCACCGAGAAGAAGAGCCTGCTGCAGCTGGAGATCAGCGGGCCGCGCGTCAAGCGTGACGACCTGATGCACCTGTCGCGGCAGATGGCCGCGTTCATCCGGGCCGGCCTGCCGATCCTCGATGCCGTACACACCATCGGTGAGGAGTCGGAGAACTCCTCGATACGGCGGATCATGACCGACATCGAGGACGGGCTGCGCTCGGGCGAGCGGTTCTCGGACTGCCTGGACCGGCACGCCAAGATCTTCCCGGACTTCTATCGAGGGATCGTCCGCTCCGCAGAGCTCACCGGCGAGCTGGACACGGTGCTGGCCCGGCTCGCGCTGTACATCGAGCGGGACCTCGAAGCCCGGCGGAAGATCAAGTCGGCAACCATCTACCCGACCGCGGTGGCACTGATGTCGATCGTGACGATCGTGGTGCTGGCCGCGTACGTGCTGCCCAAGTTCAAGGTGTTCTTCGAGAGCCTGAACGCCAAACTGCCGCTGCCCACCCGGATGCTGCTCGCGGTCACCGACTTCCTGAGCCAGTGGTGGTGGGCCCTGCTGGTCGGCCTCGGCGTCGTGATCCTCGCGATCGTCGCCGCGCTGCAGAGCGAGGGCGGCCGGTTTGCGAAGGATCGCTTCCTGCTGGCGGTGCCGGTGCTCGGCCAGACCATCCAGTACGCGCTGGTCGAACGGTTCTGCCGGGTGCTTGCCTCGATGGTCAGCGCAGGCGTGGCGCTCCCGGAGGCGCTGCGCGTGGCGTCCGATTCGCTGCGCAATCGCGTGTACACCCGTGGGCTCGCCGGCGTGAACGAGGCGATGCTCGAAGGTGAGGGGATTGCCGCGCCGCTCGCCAAGACCGGGCTGTTCCCGCCCACCGCGTCGCAGATGCTGCGGGTCGGCGAGGAGACCGGAACCCTGGACGGGCAGCTCGAGGTCACCGCCCAGTACTACGAGACCGAGCTGGACTACAAGCTCAAGAAGCTCACCGCGCTGTTCGAGCCCGCGATCATCGTCGTCATGGGCCTGCTCGTCGGTTTCGTCGCGGTAGCGCTCGTGTCGGCGATGTACGGCATCTTCAACCAGGTCAAGGTCTGA
- a CDS encoding type IV pilus twitching motility protein PilT, which produces MTEVGRRIGERIDELLESLWDAGGTDLLLTVGTPPLLRVHGELHPVADHPPLSAEDTEALLVELLSEDQHKSWQVSNEYDFSFSWGEEARIRGNAFTQRGVTAIALRMIPKEIPGLAALGVPPVLAHYARQHQGLVLMTGPTGSGKSTTLASVIDLINTERACHIITVEDPIEYVHNHKRSAVNQREVGTDTDSFPDALRSVLREDPDVLLVGEMRDLDSIRFALTIAETGHLVFATLHTNDTAQSLARMIDVFPADQQAQIRVQLASALSCIVYQRLIPRVGGGMVAAYEVLVANSAVRNLIKESKTHQLRNSLVTGQQDGMVTLEQSLSGLVQAGLISYDDAVKRSLYPKDIETRPRLRASASASASA; this is translated from the coding sequence ATGACCGAGGTAGGACGCCGCATCGGCGAGCGGATCGACGAGCTGCTGGAATCACTCTGGGACGCCGGCGGCACCGATCTGCTCCTGACGGTCGGCACCCCGCCACTGCTGCGCGTACACGGCGAACTGCACCCGGTCGCCGACCACCCGCCGCTGAGCGCCGAGGACACCGAGGCGCTGCTCGTCGAGCTGTTGAGCGAGGACCAGCACAAGAGCTGGCAGGTGAGCAACGAGTACGACTTTTCCTTCAGCTGGGGCGAAGAGGCGCGCATCCGCGGCAACGCCTTCACCCAGCGCGGCGTCACCGCCATCGCGCTGCGGATGATCCCCAAGGAGATTCCCGGCCTGGCCGCTCTGGGCGTCCCGCCGGTGCTCGCCCACTACGCGCGCCAGCACCAGGGCCTGGTGCTGATGACCGGCCCCACCGGCTCGGGCAAGTCCACCACGCTGGCCTCGGTCATCGACCTGATCAACACCGAGCGGGCCTGCCACATCATCACCGTCGAGGACCCGATCGAATACGTGCACAACCACAAGCGTTCGGCCGTGAACCAGCGCGAGGTCGGCACCGACACGGACAGCTTCCCGGACGCGCTGCGGTCGGTCCTGCGTGAGGACCCCGACGTGCTGCTGGTCGGTGAGATGCGCGACCTGGACTCGATCCGGTTCGCCCTGACCATCGCCGAGACCGGTCACCTGGTCTTCGCGACCTTGCACACCAACGACACCGCGCAGTCGCTCGCGCGCATGATCGACGTCTTCCCCGCCGACCAGCAGGCGCAGATCCGGGTCCAGCTCGCGAGCGCGCTCAGCTGCATCGTCTACCAGCGGCTGATCCCGCGCGTCGGTGGCGGGATGGTCGCCGCGTACGAAGTGCTGGTCGCCAACTCCGCCGTCCGCAACCTGATCAAGGAGAGCAAGACCCACCAGCTGCGGAACTCGCTCGTCACCGGGCAGCAGGACGGCATGGTGACGCTCGAGCAGTCGCTCTCCGGGCTGGTGCAGGCCGGCCTGATCAGCTACGACGACGCGGTCAAGCGCAGCCTGTACCCCAAGGACATCGAGACCCGGCCGCGGCTACGGGCCAGCGCCAGCGCCAGCGCAAGCGCATGA